The Montipora foliosa isolate CH-2021 chromosome 6, ASM3666993v2, whole genome shotgun sequence genome includes the window CCGTTGTTGGGGAGCCAACAGCCACTACTACTGTGAGTGCAATGAATAAGAAACAAGCCTTGCTCGAAATTAACGCGGCCACGCTTGATTCAAACTGAAGTTACTTTTCAGCTCTATCATACACGAAGTGGTATATTTCTGACGGTATAACTCGATGCCTCTTATAGGACGACCTGCTATGATCCCATACAAACATAATTGTTTCATATATATGTTTCGCATATATATGGCTCGTGTTGTGCGGATATAGATGCGTGTTTGTTAGGCGTATGTTTGCGTGGAACGGATGCATGAGAAGAAAATGGTCACATacataggaaaaaaaaactcacaGAGCAGGAAAAATGGCAAGTATTCCTGGCAAAAAAACACACGGATATCATGtcataattttgaaacaaatggcCGACCATGCATTATCGCCAAAGAGCTAAAAAACTCTAAAACATAATTCATTAAAAAGCCACCCAACTACTTTAAGATGACGGCTCCTCAAATGTCATATGATTTTGATAGTGTGCAAGATGAAGCTCCTCACTGCTCAATGTTTTACACTCTCTTTTGAACTATGTTCTTGCCAAGTGCAGGGGCGATGCACCTCTAGTTTGTGTTCATTTGCACTGTACAGAACTTCTGAAACGAAAGACTTTCCAACTGGCTTAGGTTTATAACGCTTTtgtccagtatggactcttttaTGTTACCTGCTTCgcaaaaacactttccacaagcATAGCCAGTGTGTAGCGACAGGGCTTCTCTCCTGTGTGCACCCTTTCATGAGTCCTTAAACTATGACTTTGACTAAAACATTTGccgcattgtttgcattcataaggtttctctccactatgcactctttcatgtgtccttaaattttccatttgactAAAACACTTGCTGCATTGTTCGCATtgataaggcttctctccagtatgcacTCTTTCATGTTTCCTTAAATTTCCTACatggctaaaacactttccacattgtttgcattggtagggcttctctccagtatgcattctttcatgtttccttaaatggtctgctttgctaaaacactttccacattgttcgcattgataaggcttctctccactATGCAATCTTTCATGTTTCcttaaattttccatttgactaaaacacttgccacattgttcgcattgataaggcttctctccagtatgcacTCTTTCATGTTTCCTTAAATTTCCTACATagctaaaacactttccacattgtttgcattggtagggcttctctccagtatgcatTCTTCCATGTTTCCTTAAATATCCTTTTTttctaaaacactttccacattgttcgcattgataaggcttctctccagtatgcacTCTTTCATGTTTCCCACTCTTTGGACACCAAGAACCCCTGTTGAAAGTACGATTGTTCCTGTGCTTAACTGATCTTGACATTATTAACAGATTGCGATCTCACTTAGCACTAAAATACAACAGAACAAGAAGTCATTTTCACCTCCAACGTCTAACCGACAGAataaatgaatc containing:
- the LOC138006762 gene encoding zinc finger protein 709-like produces the protein MSRSVKHRNNRTFNRGSWCPKSGKHERVHTGEKPYQCEQCGKCFRKKGYLRKHGRMHTGEKPYQCKQCGKCFSYVGNLRKHERVHTGEKPYQCEQCGKCFSQMENLRKHERLHSGEKPYQCEQCGKCFSKADHLRKHERMHTGEKPYQCKQCGKCFSHVGNLRKHERVHTGEKPYQCEQCSKCFSQMENLRTHERVHSGEKPYECKQCGKCFSQSHSLRTHERVHTGEKPCRYTLAMLVESVFAKQVT